One stretch of Desulfocurvibacter africanus subsp. africanus DSM 2603 DNA includes these proteins:
- a CDS encoding M48 family metallopeptidase: MIPQASSSSGVIARQITVIVLTAILIAGTALPGMAQLFGGFDVKKERELGDQFDHLVRSRMAVVEDPEIVGYITTLVSDIARQMPPQPWPIKVGVLRQNALNAFAGPAGHMFVFTGLIANMENEDELAAVIAHELAHVSQRHIAQKIEKAQLVGLAAMLGTLAGVFLGSEGGQALAYGSQAASQAAMLNYSREDEREADDVGFQYLSAAGYSPQGMVRSFEILKRKQWIMGSSFPGYLSTHPALTERIGYLEDRIATLKGKPLPKTDNSRFLRIRTLVRAGLMDEQISLAFYDGEQAGKSCLDKLGRGIALGRLNRVAEARQSFEQALACGGDDSLILREAGRFLFGVGDFDASAKYLQKVILLHPSDMVATFFYARILAEKGDLRHGIEYLERVSTSLPEDSEVRLTLGRMYGQAGDYFKAHLNLAYGALYSNNADQAKFHQDKARALASSESDRRELDLFEASLKQRSRFW; this comes from the coding sequence ATGATCCCGCAAGCCAGTTCATCGAGCGGGGTAATCGCTCGCCAAATCACCGTTATCGTCCTGACGGCAATTCTCATCGCTGGAACGGCCTTGCCCGGAATGGCACAGTTGTTCGGCGGTTTTGATGTCAAAAAAGAGCGCGAACTTGGAGATCAATTCGACCACCTCGTGCGCTCCAGGATGGCCGTTGTCGAGGACCCTGAAATAGTAGGCTATATCACCACCCTGGTGAGTGACATAGCTCGGCAGATGCCGCCTCAGCCTTGGCCCATCAAGGTCGGCGTACTTCGGCAGAACGCCCTCAACGCCTTTGCCGGCCCCGCGGGCCACATGTTCGTATTCACGGGCCTTATCGCCAACATGGAAAACGAGGACGAGTTGGCCGCTGTCATCGCCCATGAACTTGCGCACGTATCCCAACGTCACATCGCCCAAAAAATTGAAAAAGCTCAGCTGGTCGGTTTGGCCGCAATGCTGGGTACGCTGGCCGGCGTCTTTCTAGGTAGTGAAGGCGGCCAGGCCTTGGCTTATGGGTCCCAAGCCGCCAGCCAGGCGGCCATGCTCAATTACAGCCGCGAGGACGAACGCGAGGCGGATGACGTTGGTTTTCAATACCTCAGTGCTGCCGGTTACAGCCCACAGGGCATGGTCAGATCCTTCGAGATCCTCAAGCGCAAGCAGTGGATCATGGGCTCGAGCTTCCCTGGTTACCTGAGCACCCACCCCGCGCTTACCGAACGCATCGGCTATCTGGAAGACCGTATCGCCACGCTCAAGGGTAAGCCTCTCCCCAAAACGGATAACAGCCGTTTTCTGCGCATAAGAACCCTGGTGCGGGCGGGGCTTATGGACGAGCAGATATCCCTGGCCTTTTATGACGGCGAACAGGCGGGCAAATCCTGTCTGGACAAGTTGGGACGCGGAATTGCCCTGGGCCGGCTCAACCGCGTTGCCGAGGCGCGCCAATCCTTCGAGCAGGCCCTTGCATGCGGCGGCGATGATTCGCTCATCCTGCGCGAGGCTGGCCGCTTCCTGTTCGGCGTGGGCGATTTCGACGCCTCGGCCAAGTACCTCCAGAAAGTCATCCTGCTCCATCCAAGCGACATGGTCGCCACGTTCTTTTATGCGCGCATCCTGGCCGAAAAGGGCGATTTGCGCCATGGTATCGAATACCTGGAGCGAGTCTCCACCTCTCTGCCCGAGGACAGTGAAGTCCGTCTGACTCTGGGACGCATGTACGGTCAGGCTGGGGACTACTTCAAGGCCCACCTGAACCTGGCCTACGGCGCCCTATACTCCAATAACGCCGACCAGGCCAAATTCCACCAGGATAAAGCCCGCGCTCTTGCTTCCAGCGAGAGCGACCGCCGCGAATTGGACCTGTTCGAGGCCAGCCTCAAGCAACGCTCGCGTTTCTGGTAA